One Eleginops maclovinus isolate JMC-PN-2008 ecotype Puerto Natales chromosome 22, JC_Emac_rtc_rv5, whole genome shotgun sequence DNA segment encodes these proteins:
- the zswim8 gene encoding zinc finger SWIM domain-containing protein 8 isoform X2, which produces MELMFAEWEDGERFSFEDSDRFEEDSLCSFISEAESLCQNWRGWRKQSAGPNSPTVKIKDGQVIPLVELSAKQVAFHIPFEVVEKVYPPVPEQLQLRIAYWSFPENEEDIRLYSCLANGSPDEFQRGEQLYRIRAVKDPLQIGFHLSATVVSNQSGQSKGAYNVAVMFDRCRITSCSCTCGAGAKWCAHVVALCLFRIHNASAVCLRAPVSESLSRLQRDQLQKFAQYLISELPQQILPTAQRLLDELLSSQSTAINTVCGAPDPTAGPSASDQSTWYLDESTLSDNIKKTLHKFCGPSPVVFSDVNSMYLSSTEPPAAAEWACLLRPLRGREPEGIWNLLSIVREMFKRRDSNAAPLLEILTEQCLTYEQIISWWYSVRTSASHSSASGHTGRSNGQSEVAAHACASMCDEMVVLWRLAVLDPTMSPCRRLELAVQLKQWHLKVIEIVKRGQHRKSLDKLFQGFKPAVESCYFNWEVAYPLEGITYCSADKKGATFCWSRAVLHQRGVKAAAGAGAEAPEAGAGGRTESGAAGDFKGRGHPSQQEVAVRPKETLLTKRKGLSVSGGGGVLVRLGGGVSLSLEDGGGKCMYKGPGSSSGGKLKLTQGGGKGASVGGPVGGGGVGGGKHASAKRRTSSEDSSLEPDLAELSLDDGCSLALGAEASNTFEFLPPPPEMLTLLRDSRKYSNSNGGSKIFETKRVSHASAAHPAAEPAPPCFPPKETVVVVMDMPSAAEKDAEQEVEPVHNKDEDGDSAGSNQPSTSIATARSGSTQNSAKPARGRREAGPAGAAAAGSGGAANQAAEAAGGAAEAEPVGEDDYQAYYLSAASEEGADRQLAEGHQEEEPDIFAGMKPLEQEGRMEVLFACAEALYAHGYSNEACRLAVELARDLLANPPDLKVEQPQTKGKKSKVSTSRQTQVATNTLSKAAFLLTVLSERLELHNLAFCNGMFSLELQRPPASTKALEVKLAYQESEVVSLLKKIPLGLVEMSAIRERGEQLRDGNFCDYRPVLPLMLASFIFDVLCTPVVSPTGSRPPSRNRNNEMPGDEELGFEAAVAALGMKTTVSEAEHPLLCEGTRRVKGDLALALMITYKDDQSKLKKILDKLLDRESQTHKPQTLSSFYSSKPAAGSQRSPSKHSAASHSGVSGAAGGVSKHAPSSSSVAAVAASSSAVTGSGEVAQQADLNPVQNNTAAETAEPREHDGPASAEHQNERAPFKAEATVPSRLALGARCGYSQRCWGSPVRQKKKHTGMASIDSSAPETTSDSSPTLSRRPLRGGWAATSWGRGQDSDSISSSSSDSLGSSSSSGSRRAGGGARAKSTDTSRAMVGYEPTYRTGVTSRYKGRRPECHAPHVPNQPSEAAAHFYFELAKTVLIKAGGNSSTSIFTQPSASGGHQGPHRNLHLCAFEIGLYALGLHNFVSPNWLSRTYSSHVSWITGQAMEIGSAALNILVECWDGHLTPPEVASLADRASRARDPNMVRAAAELALSCLPHAHALNPNEIQRALVQCKEQDNVMLEKACMAVEEAAKGGGVYPEVLFEVAHQWYWLYEQSVVGGSGQHREASGRCGANGGSGRRPQESSCVVIDTGATMESAGVATVTASVTTAAVVPVISVGSTIYQSHAMPGQAMAHPHSQGLHPFTTIQAHLPTVCTPQYLGHPLQHVPRPTIFPVAGAAYPQGMHPAFIGAQYPFSVATGPQPPMAATAVTFPGVPVPSMTQIAVHPYHPESGLPLSTTVAVGSVHAGPTIQAIQGTSLPTLSSQPGSMLGTAFPVEDEQHSQPISQQGLHYLHSAYRVGMLALEMLGRRAHNDHPNNFSRSPPYTEDVKWLLGLAARLGVNFVYQFCVGAAKGVLSPFVLQEIIMEALQRLNPAHIHAHLRTPAFHQLVQRCQQAYLQYIHHRLIHLTPADYDDFVNIIRSARSAFCLTPVGMMQFNDVLQNLKRGKQTKELWQRISLEMATFSP; this is translated from the exons ATGGAACTGATGTTTGCCGAGTGGGAGGATGGGGAGAGGTTCTCCTTCGAAGACTCGGACCGGTTTGAAGAAGACTCTCTGTGCTCCTTCATCTCAGAGGCCGAGAGCCTCTGTCAGAACTGGAGGGGCTGGAGGAAGCAATCCGCTGGACCCAACTCCCCTACTGTCAAGATCAAAG aTGGTCAGGTGATTCCTCTGGTGGAGTTGTCAGCGAAGCAGGTAGCGTTCCACATCCCATTTGAGGTGGTGGAAAAGGTCTACCCCCCTGTCCCAGAGCAGCTCCAGCTCCGCATCGCCTACTGGAGCTTCCCTGAGAATGAAGAGGACATCAG GTTATATTCGTGCCTGGCTAATGGAAGTCCGGATGAATTCCAACGTGGAGAGCAGCTCTACAGGATCCGAGCTGTCAAAGACCCCCTGCAGATCG GCTTCCATCTCAGTGCTACAGTGGTGTCCAACCAGTCGGGGCAGTCCAAAGGCGCCTACAATGTGGCGGTCATGTTTGATCGCTGCCGCATcacttcctgcagctgcacCTGTGGTGCTGGAGCCAAATGGTGTGCCCATGTGGTGGCACTCTGCCTCTTCAGGATCCATAAT gcatcAGCAGTGTGTCTGAGGGCtcctgtctctgagtctctgtccCGGCTGCAGAGGGACCAGCTGCAGAAGTTTGCTCAGTACCTCATCAGTGAGCTGCCTCAGCAG ATTCTCCCCACTGCTCAGCGGCTGCTGGATGAGCTGCTGTCTTCTCAGTCTACTGCCATCAACACCGTGTGTGGAGCTCCAG acccGACAGCAGGCCCTTCAGCGTCTGACCAGAGCACCTGGTATTTGGATGAGTCCACCCTCAGCGACAACATCAAAAAGACTCTGCACAAGTTCTGTGGGCCCTCTCCTGTCGTCTTCAG TGATGTGAACTCCATGTACCTGTCGTCCACGGAGCCGCCCGCCGCTGCTGAATGGGCGTGTCTCCTGCGACCTCTGAGGGGACGAGAGCCAGAAGGCATCTGGAACCTTCTGTCCATCGTCAGAGAGATGTTCAAGAGACGAGACAGCAATGCTGCCCCCCTGCTGGAGATTCTGACTGAGCAGTGCCTCACCTACGAACAG ATCATCAGCTGGTGGTACAGTGTTCGAACCTCAGCGTCCCACAGCAGTGCCAGTGGCCACACCGGGCGCAGCAACGGCCAATCGGAGGTGGCGGCTCACGCCTGTGCCAGCATGTGTGACGAGATGGTGGTGCTATGGAGACTGGCGGTGCTTGACCCCACCATGAGCCCCTGCAG GCGTCTGGAGCTGGCCGTGCAACTGAAGCAGTGGCACCTGAAGGTCATTGAGATCGTGAAGAGAGGACAACACCGCAAGTCTCTGGATAAACTGTTCCAGGGCTTCAAGCCCGCCGTGGAGTCCTGCTACTTCAACTGGGAGGTGGCCTACCCGCTGGAGGGCATCACCTACTGCAGCGCTGATAAGAAGGGCGCCACCTTCTGCTGGTCCAGGGCAGTGCTACACCAGAGAGGGGTCaaagctgctgcaggagctggGGCAGAAGCTCCCGAAGCAGGGGCGGGGGGGAGAACTGAAAGCGGAGCAGCTGGAGATTTTAAAGGCAGAGGTCACCCGTCCCAACAGGAGGTGGCAGTACGACCCAAGGAGACCTTACTGACCAAGAGGAAGGGGCTGTCAGTGAGCGGAGGGGGGGGTGTGCTGGTCCGTCTGGGTGGGGGTGTCTCTCTGTCCCTGGAAGATGGAGGAGGGAAGTGCATGTACAAGGGGCCGGGTTCCTCCTCTGGGGGGAAGCTGAAACTAACACAGGGAGGTGGGAAGGGGGCCTCTGTAGGAGGTCCTGTGGGAGGGGGCGGGGTAGGAGGTGGTAAGCACGCCAGTGCTAAGCGGAGAACCAGCAGTGAGGACAGCTCTCTGGAGCCGGACCTGGCCGAGCTCAGCCTGGATGATGGCTGCAGTCTGGCCCTGGGGGCCGAGGCGAGCAACACCTTCGAGTTTCTCCCCCCTCCACCTGAGATGCTGACACTGCTCCGAGACTCACGCAAGTACAGTAACAGCAACGGGGGGAGTAAGATATTTGAAACAAAGCGAGTGAGCCATGCCTCGGCTGCACATCCTGCTGCAGAGCCAGCTCCCCCCTGCTTCCCCCCCAAAGAGACGGTGGTGGTTGTGATGGACATGCCCAGCGCTGCAGAAAAGGACGCAGAGCAGGAGGTGGAGCCGGTCCATAACAAAGATGAAGATGGAGACTCGGCTGGTAGTAACCAGCCTTCCACCTCAATCGCTACAGCCAGATCAGGCTCCACTCAGAACTCAGCCAAGCCTGCACGGGGCCGCAGAGAGGCGGGGCCcgctggagcagcagcagcagggagcgGGGGTGCAGCTAATCaagcagcagaggcagcaggtGGAGCTGCAGAAGCAGAACCTGTGGGTGAGGACGACTACCAGGCGTACTACCTGAGTGCTGCCTCAGAGGAGGGAGCCGACAGACAGCTGGCCGAGGGCCACCAGGAGGAGGAGCCGGACATCTTCGCAGGGATGAAGCCGCTGGAGCAGGAGGGCCGCATGGAG gtgctgTTTGCGTGTGCTGAGGCCCTCTATGCTCACGGCTACAGTAATGAGGCATGCAGACTTGCCGTGGAGCTGGCCAGAGACCTGTTAGCCAATCCTCCGGACTTGAAGGTGGAGCAGCCACAGACTAAG GGTAAGAAGAGCAAGGTGTCGACCAGCCGTCAGACGCAGGTAGCCACCAACACGCTGTCCAAGGCCGCCTTCCTCCTCACCGTCCTCAGTGAGCGGCTGGAGCTCCACAACCTGGCCTTTTGCAACGGCATGTTCTCCCTGGAGCTGCAGAGACCCCCAGCCTCCACCAAAGCTCTGGAG GTGAAGCTGGCCTACCAGGAGTCTGAGGTGGTGTCTCTGTTGAAGAAGATTCCTCTGGGCCTTGTGGAGATGTCGGCCATCAGAGAGAGGGGCGAGCAGCTCCGAGATGGAAACTTCTGTGACTACAGGCCGGTGCTGCCACTCATGCTGGCCAGCTTCATATTTGATGTGCTTTGTACCCCAG TTGTGTCTCCAACGGGTTCCCGTCCACCAAGCCGTAACCGTAACAACGAGATGCCTGGGGATGAGGAGCTGGGCTTTGAGGCTGCTGTTGCTGCACTTG GTATGAAGACCACAGTGAGTGAGGCGGAGCATCCTCTGCTGTGTGAAGGAACTCGGCGGGTAAAAGGTGACCTGGCTCTGGCTCTGATGATCACCTATAAGGACGACCAGAGCAAGCTCAAGAAG ATACTGGATAAGTTGTTGGACAGGGAGAGTCAGACCCATAAGCCCCAGACTCTGAGCTCCTTCTACTCCAGCAAACCAGCAGCTGGCAGCCAGCGCAGCCCGTCCAAACACTCTGCTGCCAGCCACAGTGGGGTGAGTGGGGCAGCTGGGGGGGTCTCCAAACATGcaccctcttcttcctctgttgcCGCTGTGGCAGCCTCCTCCTCGGCTGTGACGGGATCTGGGGAGGTGGCGCAGCAGGCCGATCTGAACCCAGTGCAGAACAATACAGCCGCAGAGACTGCTGAGCCCAGGGAGCATG ATGGGCCTGCTTCAGCTGAGCACCAGAATGAGAGGGCGCCTTTCAAGGCTGAGGCCACGGTGCCCAGCCGGCTGGCTCTGGGGGCCCGCTGCGGATACAGCCAGCGCTGCTGGGGTTCGCCTGTGCgccagaagaagaaacacacag GCATGGCAAGTATCGACAGCAGCGCTCCAGAGACCACTTCAGACAGCTCTCCCACCCTCAGTCGCCGGCCGCTCCGGGGCGGCTGGGCAGCAACATCTTGGGGGCGGGGCCAGGACAGTGACAGCATCAGCAGCTCATCATCTGATTCACtgggctcctcttcctccagcgGCTCTCGCAGGGCAGGGGGCGGGGCCAGGGCCAAGAGCACGGAcaccagcag AGCGATGGTGGGCTATGAACCTACTTATAGAACTGGAGTCACATCCAG GTACAAAGGGCGGCGTCCAGAGTGTCATGCCCCCCACGTGCCCAACCAGCCGTCAGAGGCagcagcacatttttactttgagcTGGCCAAGACAGTGCTGATCAAAGCTGGAGgaaactcctccacctccattTTCACCCAGCCGTCAGCCAGCGGGGGCCACCAGGGGCCCCACAGAAACCTGCACCTGTGTGCCTTTGAGATTGGCCTGTATGCTCTCGGCCTCCACAACTTTGTGTCACCAAACTGGCTCTCCAGAACCTACTCCTCCCATGTGTCCTGGATTACTG gccAGGCCATGGAGATCGGCAGTGCGGCCCTCAACATTTTGGTGGAGTGTTGGGACGGACACCTCACCCCCCCAGAGGTAGCATCCCTTGCTGACCGTGCATCGCGGGCCAGGGACCCCAACATGGTGCGGGCGGCAGCAGAGCTGGCCCTGAGCTGCCTGCCTCACGCTCACGCTCTCAACCCTAATGAGATCCAGAGAGCCCTGGTGCAGTGCAAAGAGCAG GACAATGTGATGCTGGAGAAGGCCTGCATGGCAGTGGAGGAAGCAGCCAAGGGCGGGGGGGTGTACCCTGAGGTTCTGTTTGAGGTGGCCCACCAGTGGTACTGGCTGTATGAGCAGTCAGTGGTTGGGGGCTCAGGCCAGCACCGGGAGGCGTCGGGGCGCTGCGGGGCCAATGGGGGCTCGGGCAGGAGGCCCCAGGAGTccagctgtgttgtgattgaCACCGGAGCCACCATGGAGTCTGCTGGAGTGGCAACAGTCACCGCCTCTGTCACCACAGCAGCCGTCGTGCCCGTCATCTCGGTGGGCTCCACCATCTATCAGTCCCACGCCATGCCGGGGCAGGCCATGGCTCACCCCCACAGCCAGGGGCTCCACCCCTTCACCACCATTCAGGCCCATCTCCCCACCGTCTGCACCCCCCAGTACCTGGGACACCCTCTGCAGCACGTCCCCCGGCCCACCATCTTCCCTGTGGCCGGGGCTGCATATCCACAG GGAATGCACCCAGCCTTTATTGGAGCCCAGTACCCATTCTCAGTGGCCACTGGCCCCCAGCCCCCTATGGCAGCTACAGCTGTGACCTTCCCTGGTGTCCCGGTACCGTCCATGACTCAGATCGCCGTCCACCCGTACCATCCTGAGAGCGGCCTGCCCCTCAGCACCACTGTAGCAG TGGGCAGCGTCCACGCGGGCCCCACCATCCAGGCTATCCAGGGGACATCTCTGCCCACCCTGTCCTCCCAGCCCGGCTCAATGCTGGGCACTGCTTTCCCTGTAGAGGACGAGCAGCACAGCCAGCCAATCAGCCAACAGGGCCTGCACTACCTGCACTCTGCCTACAGAGTCG GCATGCTGGCACTGGAGATGCTGGGCAGGAGGGCTCACAATGACCACCCCAACAACTTCTCCAGGAGCCCGCCTTACACTGAGGACGTCAAATGGCTGCTGGGACTGGCTGCCAGGCTAG GAGTCAACTTTGTGTACCAGTTCTGTGTGGGAGCAGCAAAAGGAGTCCTCAGTCCATTCGTCTTGCAGGAAATCATCATGGAGGCTCTGCAGAGACTCAACCCCGCCCACATCCACGCACACCTCCGAACACCCGCCTTCCATCAGCTGGTGCAGCGCTGCCAACAGGCCtacctgcag taCATCCACCACCGGCTCATCCACCTGACGCCTGCCGACTACGATGACTTTGTGAACATCATCCGCAGCGCTCGCAGTGCGTTCTGCCTGACGCCCGTAGGCATGATGCAGTTTAACGACGTGCTGCAGAACCTGAAGAGAGGCAAGCAGACCAAGGAGCTGTGGCAACGCATTTCCCTGGAGATGGCCACCTTCTCCCCCTGA